The sequence below is a genomic window from Setaria italica strain Yugu1 chromosome IV, Setaria_italica_v2.0, whole genome shotgun sequence.
AATCTCACGTGTTTTTTCTTCCCCAGCTGTAAGTTCCATTATACATAATCAATTATAGGCTAGAAGATCGTAGCCTTATACAGATAATAACctcaagaaaaataagaaaactgATATAGGAGCTAAAACACTAAACATATGAATGATGCACTTGAAGACCTAGAGCTGGCCCAAAAGACAAGAAACACAAACTTCCTCTACCAGTATGCACAAAAATCACAATCAATTACTCCCTCGGTTCCAAATTCTTGTTCACCATAGCTTTACCTAGAAGATCAAAGTtatctaactttgaccaagtttatagaaaaaagcatcaacatgtacaatataaaatttatttcattgaatccaccatgaaatatattttgatgACGCATTTATTTGGCATTGTAGATGTTATTATATTTtcctataaacttggtcaaagttagacaTGTTTAACTTAGGACAGTCAAAGTGAtcaataatttgaaacggagagcAAAAACAAAATACACTCTAACCAAAGATGTGAATGGTATGTAACGATTGAAATACTGCAGTAGCACACTCAAAAATAGTCACAAGATTAAAATATTGCAGCTCGGTCTAGCGTAAATAATACACTAGCAGAAAGAGCACACTTAGTAAATTGCAAACATAAAGTACAAAGCCAGTCCAGGGACCAGAATACCAGACTCCCCTCTTGGTATTTCCATACACAAAACTTAAGCAAGACAGATTTCCAGACCTACTCACTGTTACTATCTTCAATTACTTAAAAGAGATGCACGTCTTTGGCCCTACCACCAGTGGCAGAGCTTGATCGAAAATTGGGAGGGGGCCAACACTTAATATAGCTTAGATTACATCATAATATAGCACTACGAGTCAAATAATTCTATCCTGGGCTTCTGGTTGACCTATGGTCTGTAGATTCTGAGTGAAACTcaaggggagggggagggggggggggggggggggcatggcCTATCCTTGTCCTCACTAAGTTTTGCCCCTGCCTACCACACTGAACTACAGCACAGATAAAAATGAGTTTCACTCAGAATCTACAGACCATAGGTCAACCAGAAGCCCAGGATAGAATTATTTGACTCGTAGTGCTATATTATGACATTGGTAAAATAGAGCAATAACATTGAATTGTGGCCTGATGTGCTGCATGACATTAAAAAAAGGCACAATGCTTGTATTTTAACTTTCAGTTCCATCCAAGTTACTTCTAGTTGACAAGATAACGATATCCACCATGGCCCTttggcaaaaagaaaaaacctaCTCCCCccattccaaaatgtaggtcattttggcttttctagatacatcatatatagattttgctatgtatctagatataatatatatttaggtgcatagcaaaattatgtacctagaaaagcaaaagtgacttacaatttgaaaccaAGGGAGTACATGATTAAAAACCAGCATAACGAAATTGAATCAATTCAGAGGCTAACAATCAATTTTACACATCAAACCACAATGCTGGGTCTGAACTAGCTGCATTGCCAGAAAAAAGATACTCACCTAACACACGGAACTTGGCGCGTGTGGCCTCATCCGCGTCACGCCAGGTCCCGACGGCTACATCCCCAACGATCCGCTCGGCCGCCACCTCCAGCAGCGACGGCCCCATGCCGGCCCACTCTGCTGCGAGGAGCTCCCTGACCCGCTCCTCCGCGGCGTCTCGGTCGCCCCAGAGGCCCCTGAGCACGACCTGCGAGAACGAGTTCCCAACAGCGGCCTCGAACTGCTCCACCGTGGCGACGGCGTCGTCGGAAGCGAGCGCGCGGGACCCTCCCTCGTCGACCGCGCGGCGCACGCGGCCGTCGGGGCGCGCGaagagcgccgccgcggcggcgtcgaagtccggcgcggaggccgcgaGGAAGCCCGCCACGGCGatgtgggcggcggcgatgggggacggggacggggagggggaggcggggagcgaggcgaggaggtggagggtgTCGAGCGCGGAGGCGGAGACCGGGTCGGCAgcgaggcggcgcaggagcaccgcgcggcggaggcgcggggtcgggtcggaggggaaggggagcgcggcgaggagcgcgtgggcggcggctgcggggaCCGAGGGGTCGCCCAGGGCGTGGTCCAGGATCAGAGTCGCGTCCGCCGGCGTGAGCCGCGGCATCTTCTCGCCGGTCGGTCGGGGGCGCTCGTGCGCGGATTCGAGATGGGGAGGCGGGGAACGCGGGCGAAGCGAGGGTTCAGTTGCCGGGCCGACGGGCCGGCGCGGCAGCTTTGCAAGGTTTTAGGAGAGGTCCGGGAAGAGTAGGCGGCGGTGGACTGGGGTGTGGGGAGGTGAAGCGATTGGCGGCAGAGCAAGGCGGCGAGGGCGGATGAACGGGGAGCGGTGAGAGCTCGGCCATCCGCCGGCGGTGCGCCGTTCGCGAGACTCTGCGGCGCCACGGGAAGTTCGGGCGGCGTATCTCGAAGGCAGAGTTCTGTAGGCTAGGCCGGAGGCCTTTCTGGCAAGGGCACGAATTTGGCCCACGCAAGCCCTTGATGAGAACAAAATGGGTTGGCACAAGTGGGCTGAATCCGAACCGCCAGAAGGCATTTGTAATTCTTTAACCCAAGTTGATTAATAAAGTGCGGTgggtttcaaaaaaaaaaagaaaaagaaaaaggaagcgGAGAAAGAAGACCACCCCATCCTCTGAACATTACTGATCACAAGTTCTCATGCTAGCCGGACATGGATATTCCTCCCATGCTAGGCGCCTAATAACCAAAACTTACTGCATCACGCCTTGGAGACAATTATATGATAAGTCAATAGAATTTAATCTTTGAGCTAGGCCGATGGATTTTGGTATTTCACCGCTGATCCGGTTGTTGCGAAGAACGAGGTAGTACAACTCAGTGATGTTGGATATGGTCTCTGGTATCGCGCCTTGAATATCATTGGATGATAGGTCGATGAAAACCAATTGTTTAGCTTCACCAATGGATATGGGTATTTCACCGCTCATCGTGTTATTTGACAGGTTTAGACTATAAAGAAATTGTATCTGAAATATCTCTGAGGAGATTGGGCCCTGCAACGTATTGTTGAAGAGAAATTTGTATTTTTGACACTTCAAACACGTGGTTTCGCATATTTAACACTTCAAGATTGACCTCGCAAATTTGACACACACAACATTGACACATTAATTTACTTGATATTATGCCTctttaataattttattttctcattttccatTTACTGGACTGTGAAAGGACTAAACTACCCCTTGCTTTATGTACGTACCtctctatctctaatttgatCAAATCAATTGCCTCGCtcggacgcgccgccgcccgcccagaACGATCGCGGTACTGGTGCTCCTCATCTCTCTCCAAACCAGCGGAGTTTagtcctttcacaatctaataaatggaaaaggaagaaataaaaTCATTAAAGATGCATAATGTCAAGTAAATCAATGTGTCAATGTTGTGGGTGTCAAATTTGTGAAGCCAATCTTTAGAGTGTCAAATATGCGAAGCCACGTGTTTGGGGTGttaaaaatataaatttctCGTTGTTGAATAGGGATACCTCCTCTAGCGAGGGAAGGTTTCCAATGGTGTGAGGAATCGTGCTGGTGATTCTGTTGTCATCCAAGAATAGCGAATTGAGTTTTGCTGTAAAATTGTCGATGATCTGCGGGATCTTGCCTCCAACACCATTTGAGTTCACATTAATCTCCAACAATCTGGTGCAGTTCACTAGAGAAGCGAAGAAACCGGCGAGACGACACCAGTGAGGTTGGCGTAACCGATGATAAGGCTAAGAgcatgtttggttcctttagtccatggactaaagtgaACTAAAGTGGCTGGCTATTTAGTTCATTGGACTAAAGTATTTAAATGCTGTTGAACAAAGACTCTTTTACCCTTATTCCCAACCCACCTGTTACCACTGCACTGCCAAGCACCGCCCATCTCTTCCGGCACCTCCCTCACTACCAcccctccacgccgccggcctcccttcctccctctccttgtTGTCCATGTGCTacccctccgcgccgccgcccgttgttcctccgcgccaccgcccgccatccttccacgccgccacgccacccgCCCTCTTCCCTCCGGCACCTCCCTTCCTACCACCCCTCCGGGCCGCCGATCCTGCttgaccccgccgacccctccCTCGCCTCGCCGATCCTGctcgaccccgccgcccccacctCCTGGTGGCCCCTCCCGCCGCTCCCCTGCtccccaccggcgccgccgccaccccaccAGGCTCCCCTCCCACGGACCCCTCCACGATCGTCATCGTCTCGTCGCGACACCATGCCTTGGCCGCCAAGTACTCGTGGAGCAATGGCCGCACGGCGGGAgggaggctggcggcggggcggcggagggaggccaGCGACGACAGCGGCGGGCGAGAGAGTGGGGAGGGGAGCAACCCGCAATGGGGGCAAGGGGGACCGGCAGTAAATGAGGGGTAGGGGTATTCCcaaccccctttagtcctacCTTTAGTCTAAGTGTTTGGGTGTTTAGTCTAACTAAAGTGCAAATTTTAGTTCAtggtgggaaccaaacaccccctaatcaCACGTCCTCTTGAGTTGCATGTAACACCGTACCGGTCCAATTGCACATCCCATGGGAACCCCAGTCACGAAGGTCGTTGCCATGGACAACGGATTTGAAAGAGAGTGGACAACAGCTTGGTTGGAGCTGACAACAGCAATGGTGATGGCTATGAGGGCGAGGAATCTAGGCATTGCGGAGAGTGCAATGAGGGAGTAAGTACTAATTAGTGGTAGCTTTGCTGCGAATTTGTGGGAAGATAGCACTAGGTATGAAGGTCCTTGGCTTAGTTACGTTGCTCTTAGGGGGTGAAGAAAAGCTATGCCCTTGCACTGGAAGGTAGCTCTTAATATGGAAATGATCTCTATCTTAGCATGGAGGGGTGAAGATAGGCTGCACCATGGGTAGATGGTGATATAAATAGGGTGTGAAAAGGAGGAATGATGTGTGTGCGGCCTGGGTCAATGCCTTTTTGAcgctctttttttttgctatgcCATTTTTTAAATTGCCAAGGTATAGAAATGGGCACTCTAAAATCTTGGTGTGCATAATATCATGGCACATTAGTGGTGACATCCAACAGACATTATTGGACTTTTGTTACACATGCTATTATCGTGTTCCAAACAAGGTCTTAACATGAAAAAGATCTCCGCGGTCTCCGTGAAGCATATCCCTTGGAAGTATTAGACCTGGAGGTTTTCTTATGATTTTATTTGAAGTTTCAATATGAACTAAGATGTAAAATTTCCATGAAATACCTAAAGGCCTCGATATAGCCAAGCGCCCTGGTGGCCATGCATTGAGCCCGGGAGATATGATCAAAGAGCCTTGGAGATGAAATTCTTTGTCTGCACCTTCTCACTTCCATGCCACTCCAATTCTGTGGTGGTCCATTGCTTTTTGGACTACCTTTACTTTGGAGTTATACAACATACGACCCattattagattttttttaccaCCTTTCTTTCTTATTATTGACCTTGTTTAGACTATTATGCCTTCCTCTTGTTATGTTTTTTAAAACATTTTCACCATgtgtttttattaaaaaaatagatgaTCTTTTGATAGTTTTGGGAAAATATTCTTAATAGTTTTCAGGGGAAATTGGTAGaaagttttccatagagtttgAAAGAAAAGTTTACAAACCCTTTCAATTTTTGGGTAAAAGTCTTTTCAAAGATTTAGGATAAATCATTTTCTCTCGAAAAGTTTGGAGAAAGGATTTTATAAACATGTCTTAGAAAAACTTtctaaaaagaaaggaaagacaCAAGGGCAaaatgtttttaaaaaacaaatagATGGAAACTGTCAGATCTTCCATGAGTTGATTGCTGGTGCACATGCACAGATTACTGATCAATAGAGCGTGCTCCTGTGCATACAAACAAGAAGCGATCCCCGTCATCCTAACTTCATCACGAAACTCAATTAAAACATCAAGTATAGGAGCGTCATGGTGGAAGGGCCTTGCAAGATTTTGGTGGAGATTGAAACGTGGGTTAGGCCAGATAACACGCAAAAGTCAATAAATTAACTTTGAAAAGTCATATTGGATGTGGACGTGCAGCATGGTGGCATAACCAAGCACCAGGACAAAAGTTGACTAGCATACAATTGCTCTTATTAGTGTGTTGTACAACTCTAAGAGTCTCTCAAAAAATTCTCCaccaaaactatgtattaagGGTTCTTCTAAAATTTTCTTTCCCCAAAATCATATCATTCCACATCATATCTCCAATACTAACATCCCCATTATTTCAAAATAGGCCACATCAGCATAAATGGACCCATCAGTTGGGCCACCCTAACCTCCCCCTCACACATGAATCACGATCTACTCTCGTTCGCCATTCTAGCGTCGCCCGTCACTCTTGCACCGTCACCCCTTCCCAGTAAAGTTGCTGCTGGATTGTACGATTGCAATTGGAGATAGATAAAACGGATTCGTTATGAGCTGGCAAAGCTTATCCACAAAACTAGCACGGCACATATCATCATGCGGGAAAGGAGTTGCTTGGGGggattggggaggagggagcTTGTGAAAACATGCGGAACTGTTGGaggctctcttttttttccttttctccctaATCGCATGGGCGGAGCCAGCTGGATTTACCTAGGAATTTTGCCAAAACTTCAAGTATCTATAAGCCATATACATCTATATACTTGTTAGGTAAGcttatttcttcttctctcaAGCAAATCTGAGTACAATTTTGTTCTTAGGCCCAATCTTCTTCTCTAGTTCCTCTCAGTCTACCCTCCTAATCAACCATCTTCACTTCCTAGCGCGTGACTGCGCAGCATCAAGTAGGTGGGAAGATGGACGCGAGCCACGGAGGGTGGCGCATAGTTAAACTGCTTGGTTGTATCAGTTCGATGCAGTCATGCAGGTAACTTGAAGTTAGTGCTAATCTACTGAAAATAGAATATTGTAATGTGTATGTAGAAGCTTCGCCTGCACTTGCTGGGTAGAACGATACGAGGTTATCATAGGTGTGAAAATTTATTTCCCTGACACGCTACTGTTGCAGTGATAGAACTGAAGCAACATGCTCATTGATAGCTTCAGCAATTAAAGAACCTTGTGCATCTCCCGGAGCCCGCATTGTTGATTTGGAtgtgttgtttgttttgcaaagCTTGATGTCAAATGAGAGAGCACCCCAGTTGTACGTCTTCAGACCCAGCATAGGGTGATAGCTAGGGAACGACAGGACGATCCCGCTGAGGACAACACCAAACGCTTAAAGCTCTGAAGCAATGCCATTTTCTTTAAAAACTTCTGTAGCTTTTCAGTTGTTGATATATCTGTAGTTTGAACAATTTATATACTCTATTAATCCATGGTgcaaatgaattttttttccttgaattaGAGTAAAGATGACTTGACAAATGGGACTACCCAACTTCTACATCCTGGCTCCGCCACTGACTCCTCGAAACCTGAGCCTAATAATCCTAATGTTGACCACGTCACGTACTAGGCACAGGAGTTGGAAAAGACTCAACGGAGTTACAAATCGGTCGTCAAGAAATTAAGTGATGGA
It includes:
- the LOC101754071 gene encoding uncharacterized protein LOC101754071 — its product is MPRLTPADATLILDHALGDPSVPAAAAHALLAALPFPSDPTPRLRRAVLLRRLAADPVSASALDTLHLLASLPASPSPSPSPIAAAHIAVAGFLAASAPDFDAAAAALFARPDGRVRRAVDEGGSRALASDDAVATVEQFEAAVGNSFSQVVLRGLWGDRDAAEERVRELLAAEWAGMGPSLLEVAAERIVGDVAVGTWRDADEATRAKFRVLAGEEKTREILVKLEESTSRVNPISTPEVSKVVDALKTSCAELHSVVEDPLPAAKAAADKVLATRINRTVNLNAEGGQPAACGTAGPSVLNERNNGPNKGAPPSLMDWNPTARTFQWEESPDPEGSEPALRRPHLPSPRRIPVSPLPAAENKNKRRRARKWCLLEEETLRKGVELYGSGNWKDILSNNPDVFIGRTPVDLKDKWRNMMR